A window from Marinagarivorans cellulosilyticus encodes these proteins:
- a CDS encoding peptidase domain-containing ABC transporter — protein MAYAGIHLKNKYETARRYLGAILHPVDAKYLKHPDITFENKTNTLIIASLAIHLLSLSLPVTTLQVYDRILVSQNMGTLNALAMGVSIAVLLECFIRLARSYIVSWSSAVYEHALSCNALRHILHSDLSEVEQEDVSQHLHRMGSISRMREFTSGQALITLIDLPFVAIYIILIAVLAGSLVVVPIMILSIFALLAWALGKKIKSILSQRDDSDEKRMSFFIQVLTGIHTAKSLGHENQLQRKYEELQRTTSTYSYFLSKATNTASNYSALFTQVMTVSMIAFGAPMVLSGKVTMGTLIACVLLSGRIMSPVQKALSIWTRFQDYQLCREQVNSIFTSKKIKRAPEESMTVIEGSIAVNNLHFSYTENDKYLLRGINFNLKRGAAISISGDHSCGKTTLLKLMSGLYLPKQGEVLINGVAAHLHPPEELIKHLGYLPMDGAIFKGTITENLTAFGLNTTDNVNQISTLLGIDKEIAKLPAGFDTMLEGGSSDAIPPGLKQRVAIARVLAAKPKILLFDNADRGLDKEGYHLVYKLLAKLKNRVTLILVSDDKNILHLSDRDYVLDNGELKERRFVDDSKLHDVKPYQVLRL, from the coding sequence ATGGCCTATGCAGGCATACATCTAAAAAATAAATACGAGACTGCAAGGCGGTATCTTGGGGCTATTCTTCACCCCGTTGATGCTAAGTACCTCAAGCACCCCGATATTACATTTGAGAATAAAACCAATACTTTAATCATCGCGAGTTTGGCGATACACCTATTGTCGTTAAGCTTACCGGTAACAACACTGCAAGTGTACGACCGCATATTGGTCAGCCAGAATATGGGTACGCTTAACGCTTTAGCGATGGGTGTAAGTATTGCCGTATTATTGGAATGTTTTATTCGTTTGGCGCGTTCTTACATTGTGAGTTGGAGCAGCGCGGTATACGAGCATGCGCTAAGTTGTAATGCGCTGCGTCATATTCTTCATTCCGATTTATCTGAGGTGGAGCAAGAAGATGTAAGCCAGCACTTGCATCGCATGGGGTCAATATCGCGCATGCGTGAATTTACCAGCGGCCAAGCTCTTATTACATTAATCGATTTACCTTTTGTAGCGATATACATCATTTTAATTGCTGTGCTGGCAGGCTCTTTGGTTGTTGTACCTATCATGATACTTAGCATATTTGCGTTATTGGCATGGGCCTTAGGTAAAAAAATAAAATCTATCTTATCGCAGCGCGACGATTCCGATGAAAAGCGCATGAGCTTTTTTATTCAAGTGCTTACGGGTATTCATACGGCAAAGTCGCTAGGGCACGAAAACCAGCTTCAGCGCAAATATGAGGAGCTGCAGCGAACAACCAGTACCTACAGTTATTTTTTATCTAAAGCAACAAATACGGCCAGTAATTATAGCGCGCTATTTACGCAAGTGATGACAGTCTCCATGATTGCCTTTGGCGCGCCTATGGTGCTTTCTGGCAAGGTGACAATGGGTACCTTGATTGCTTGCGTGTTGTTATCTGGCCGAATAATGAGCCCAGTACAAAAAGCGTTGTCTATATGGACGCGTTTTCAGGATTATCAACTCTGCCGCGAGCAAGTTAATAGCATCTTTACCTCTAAAAAAATAAAGCGTGCACCGGAAGAATCAATGACGGTTATTGAAGGTTCCATCGCGGTTAACAATTTACATTTTTCCTACACCGAAAACGATAAATACTTGCTTAGGGGTATTAACTTTAATTTAAAGCGCGGTGCGGCTATTTCTATTTCGGGGGATCATAGTTGCGGAAAAACAACATTGCTTAAGTTGATGTCCGGGCTTTACCTGCCCAAGCAAGGTGAGGTGTTAATTAATGGCGTGGCGGCACACTTGCATCCACCGGAAGAACTTATCAAACACTTGGGTTATTTGCCAATGGATGGCGCTATTTTTAAAGGCACAATAACCGAAAATCTAACGGCTTTTGGCTTAAATACCACGGATAACGTTAATCAAATTTCGACCCTGCTAGGTATTGATAAAGAAATCGCAAAATTACCGGCGGGTTTCGATACCATGTTAGAAGGTGGAAGCTCTGATGCCATTCCGCCAGGGTTAAAGCAGCGTGTAGCCATTGCGCGCGTATTGGCCGCAAAACCCAAAATATTACTGTTTGATAATGCCGATAGAGGGCTGGATAAAGAAGGCTATCATCTGGTTTACAAGCTTTTAGCGAAACTAAAAAATAGAGTCACACTTATTTTAGTGAGCGACGATAAAAACATACTGCATCTATCTGACCGGGATTATGTTCTCGATAATGGCGAGCTAAAAGAGCGACGCTTTGTAGATGACAGTAAGCTGCATGATGTTAAACCTTATCAGGTGTTGCGTTTATGA
- a CDS encoding HlyD family type I secretion periplasmic adaptor subunit: protein MVISIKEYLRQHQLSQSEQEQLAYMPQSVKLEEAVNPHMVRITMLVISTAILVFFIWAAVTKISEVTSAVGEVVPRGYTQIIQHLEGALVKEVLIRDGDLVDQHQVLIKLEDTAATQNLEETRKKMKSIKFQIERYKAFVEKRDLDFSHIAKLTEEELNFQASTYNEMRQSIAQEEDVLSQQITQKESEIEKLQHRIEHAKQSLALAAEARDIQKKLLDKGYASRLTYIKFEQDHHKLIGDLKESKEALGQARESLTEYQSRLTSLGSKSRDQAYSMLDQLQSQRDQIQETLIRLEDRVNRLTIRAPVKGVVKGLQLNTVGGVVEPGKALLEIVPLSAKLIVEAQVSPKDVGHIKVGQPIRVKVSSFDFSRYGTVSGTLDYVSATTFMNEKREPYFKVRIGLAKTYVGHDAQQNTILPGMTVVGDIITGEKTILSYLFKPIHLSLKTAFSER from the coding sequence ATGGTTATATCTATTAAAGAATACTTAAGGCAGCACCAGCTCTCGCAAAGCGAGCAGGAGCAGCTGGCTTACATGCCGCAATCGGTAAAGCTAGAGGAAGCGGTTAATCCGCATATGGTGCGTATTACTATGTTAGTGATTAGTACCGCCATACTGGTCTTTTTTATCTGGGCTGCTGTTACAAAAATTAGTGAAGTGACGAGTGCTGTTGGAGAGGTGGTTCCGCGTGGTTATACCCAAATTATTCAGCATTTAGAAGGGGCGTTGGTTAAAGAAGTCTTGATTCGCGATGGTGACCTTGTCGATCAGCATCAAGTTCTAATTAAGCTAGAAGATACGGCGGCAACGCAGAATCTAGAAGAAACGCGAAAAAAGATGAAGTCTATTAAATTTCAAATAGAGCGCTATAAAGCGTTTGTTGAAAAGCGCGATCTAGATTTTAGCCATATCGCCAAGTTAACCGAGGAAGAGCTTAATTTTCAAGCCAGTACTTATAATGAAATGCGCCAGTCTATTGCGCAGGAAGAGGACGTGTTAAGCCAGCAAATAACACAAAAAGAGTCTGAAATAGAAAAATTACAGCATCGTATAGAGCACGCCAAGCAAAGCTTAGCATTGGCCGCCGAAGCTCGGGATATTCAAAAAAAATTACTCGATAAAGGCTATGCATCGCGGCTAACGTATATCAAGTTTGAGCAAGACCACCATAAATTAATAGGTGATCTAAAAGAGTCTAAAGAGGCTTTAGGGCAAGCTCGCGAGTCTTTGACCGAATATCAAAGCCGCTTGACATCACTTGGGTCTAAGTCTCGAGACCAAGCGTATTCGATGTTGGATCAATTGCAATCCCAGCGTGATCAAATACAAGAAACGCTAATTCGCTTAGAAGATCGCGTCAATCGATTAACCATTCGGGCGCCGGTAAAAGGAGTGGTGAAAGGCTTACAGCTTAATACCGTTGGCGGTGTTGTCGAACCCGGTAAAGCGCTATTAGAAATAGTCCCCTTAAGTGCGAAGCTTATTGTGGAAGCGCAAGTTTCCCCCAAGGATGTTGGCCATATTAAAGTGGGGCAGCCGATACGTGTGAAAGTCAGCTCTTTTGATTTCTCACGCTATGGCACAGTGTCGGGAACGTTAGATTATGTTTCTGCAACAACATTTATGAACGAAAAGCGAGAACCGTATTTTAAAGTGCGCATTGGGTTAGCAAAAACCTATGTGGGGCACGATGCGCAACAAAATACGATTCTTCCTGGTATGACTGTTGTTGGCGACATTATTACCGGAGAAAAGACTATTCTTTCTTATCTATTTAAACCTATTCATTTATCACTTAAAACGGCATTTTCAGAAAGGTAA
- a CDS encoding shikimate kinase — translation MRVFMSGVSCVGKTTVGPLLAEQLERPFFDMDREVERFHGMKIRPLRRNPLCESTV, via the coding sequence ATGCGCGTATTTATGAGTGGTGTGAGTTGCGTAGGTAAAACAACAGTCGGCCCATTATTAGCCGAGCAATTAGAGCGCCCTTTCTTTGATATGGATCGTGAGGTAGAGCGCTTTCATGGCATGAAGATCCGCCCTTTACGCCGCAACCCATTATGCGAGAGTACCGTGTAG
- a CDS encoding peptidase domain-containing ABC transporter has product MNAALEFNDQAWITKAHQIEIMLSQLRAAGWLSDSSDLSRCYENAIVCLSVELDLPISERTLCDYLPSTKRDIDVIDVMNAIANLGYLANEITIDAPIINKRLFPCLYVPHTHSTDAAANSTLNGAQPVVILGSHSQDDNLMFTIYDCSAERVMTVNSSVIPKGKAYVFTKESESPQPLTPEYMAASGFTWFRALLERFKSLFWQVFSVSIMINLVAIAAPLFVMLVYDRVIGLHSPETLMPLIVGAFLALASEGVLRMVRLRALSWFSSRVDTIVSNHIFSQLVLMPITFTERASVSAQISRIRAFESIRDFFNGPLFLAIVELPFTLIILLAIAIIAGKLALVPLAIGMLYLVLLFFTNTSLRTSTKLSGKDHSLRQQMVFETFQKMHGIRSSGIGEKWIEEYRKVSGKASLSAFNTAFLSARIETISHALFVAAGLTIIYLGVIGILAGEITTGALIATTLLVWRVLTPFKILCNSMSRFEQVRNSVDQVNRLMAINTEAQESASHTRINELKGHVSFSKVGLRYSKISDPVFTGLSFNAKPGDLVAVTGGNGSGKSTILQLINGFYKPQTGNIRIDDLDIRQLDLIDLRKNIAYVPQIPHFFNGSIAENLRMADPLVNAQAIKVALNQVDAWEEICALPQGIETQIGIDGFQLPSGLSYKLNLARAYIKNTSLMLFDELPYALLNSSAGDAFRKTIERWKGHRTVILVTHREDYIKMADTVVLLSTGDFPMVGSPDLIIEAINKSNT; this is encoded by the coding sequence ATGAATGCGGCTTTGGAATTTAATGATCAAGCGTGGATAACAAAAGCGCATCAAATCGAGATTATGCTATCGCAGCTGCGTGCTGCTGGGTGGTTATCTGACTCGAGTGATTTGAGCCGCTGTTATGAAAATGCCATTGTGTGTTTGTCGGTAGAGCTAGACCTGCCGATAAGCGAGCGCACCTTGTGTGATTATTTGCCAAGTACAAAGCGTGATATAGATGTAATTGATGTCATGAACGCTATTGCAAACTTAGGTTATTTGGCTAACGAAATCACTATTGATGCGCCAATTATAAATAAACGGCTTTTCCCATGTTTGTATGTGCCGCATACGCATTCTACTGACGCCGCAGCGAATAGCACACTCAATGGTGCACAACCTGTCGTGATCTTGGGTTCGCATTCGCAAGACGATAATTTAATGTTTACCATTTATGACTGTTCTGCTGAACGCGTCATGACGGTTAATAGTAGTGTAATCCCCAAAGGCAAGGCGTATGTCTTTACGAAAGAATCGGAATCGCCACAGCCGTTAACACCGGAGTATATGGCGGCATCGGGGTTTACTTGGTTTAGGGCGCTGCTCGAACGTTTTAAAAGCCTATTCTGGCAGGTGTTTTCTGTCAGTATTATGATTAATTTAGTGGCCATTGCCGCCCCGCTTTTTGTGATGCTGGTATACGATCGTGTCATAGGCTTGCATTCACCAGAAACATTAATGCCCTTGATTGTCGGGGCGTTCTTAGCGCTAGCCAGCGAAGGTGTATTGCGTATGGTGCGGCTGCGAGCATTATCTTGGTTTAGCTCGCGGGTAGATACTATCGTCAGTAACCATATATTTTCCCAATTGGTGCTAATGCCAATAACGTTTACCGAGCGCGCATCGGTATCTGCACAAATTTCACGTATCCGGGCTTTTGAAAGTATTCGCGATTTTTTCAATGGACCTTTATTTTTAGCCATTGTAGAGCTGCCTTTTACCCTTATCATTTTATTGGCCATTGCGATTATTGCTGGCAAACTGGCCTTGGTGCCTTTAGCCATTGGTATGCTGTACTTAGTCCTGTTGTTTTTTACCAATACATCGCTAAGAACATCCACTAAGTTGTCGGGTAAAGACCATTCGCTTCGCCAGCAAATGGTATTTGAAACTTTCCAAAAAATGCATGGTATTCGTTCTAGCGGCATCGGTGAAAAATGGATTGAAGAATATCGAAAAGTATCGGGCAAAGCATCGTTATCGGCGTTTAATACAGCTTTTTTATCTGCACGTATCGAGACAATATCGCACGCGTTGTTTGTGGCGGCAGGGCTTACTATTATCTATCTTGGGGTTATTGGTATTTTGGCAGGCGAGATCACTACCGGTGCATTAATCGCTACCACACTTTTAGTTTGGCGAGTGTTAACGCCCTTTAAAATATTGTGTAATTCCATGAGCCGCTTCGAGCAAGTGCGTAACTCGGTGGATCAAGTCAATCGCCTTATGGCAATTAATACCGAGGCGCAAGAATCCGCATCGCATACGCGCATTAACGAATTAAAAGGGCATGTTAGTTTTAGTAAAGTGGGCCTGCGTTATAGTAAAATTAGTGACCCCGTATTTACCGGTCTTAGCTTTAATGCAAAACCTGGTGATTTGGTTGCCGTTACTGGTGGTAATGGTTCGGGTAAATCGACAATTCTTCAACTGATAAACGGGTTTTATAAACCGCAAACCGGAAATATTAGAATTGACGATTTAGATATTCGCCAACTTGATTTAATCGACCTTCGTAAAAATATTGCTTACGTGCCTCAAATCCCGCATTTCTTTAACGGATCCATTGCAGAAAATCTACGTATGGCTGATCCACTAGTCAATGCGCAAGCAATTAAAGTAGCGTTAAACCAAGTAGATGCATGGGAGGAAATTTGTGCCTTACCTCAAGGGATAGAAACGCAAATAGGCATCGATGGTTTTCAGTTGCCTTCAGGGTTGTCGTATAAGTTAAATTTGGCGCGGGCCTACATCAAGAATACCTCGCTTATGTTGTTCGATGAGCTACCCTATGCATTGCTAAACAGTAGTGCGGGCGATGCCTTCCGCAAGACAATTGAGCGCTGGAAAGGGCACCGCACAGTAATTTTAGTAACCCACCGCGAAGACTACATAAAAATGGCCGATACAGTCGTCTTGCTTTCCACCGGAGATTTTCCCATGGTGGGCTCCCCTGATTTAATTATAGAGGCGATCAATAAGAGCAACACCTAG